The proteins below come from a single Tribolium castaneum strain GA2 chromosome 9, icTriCast1.1, whole genome shotgun sequence genomic window:
- the cN-IIIB gene encoding 7-methylguanosine phosphate-specific 5'-nucleotidase isoform X1, with protein sequence MEIPALTTTFDLNCQSDSTRRLYSRLETMARNFVKEIKELNKTYVHIKDPEKLNAKLNGIITDGFQQLQVVSDFDQTLTKQHENGKRHRSSFRIFECCPSVTEQYLEETNALTEKYFPMEYDPNISEEEKRKLMEEWWRQSEKILCGLAVSCKEIDEAVAKVGSSLRDGTKDLFQALKNQDVPILVFSAGLGNIVVSVLKNQNVYLPNVKVISNFLKYNESGTIEGFTGPLIHVLNKNEFAIKNTEYYDLVKNRNNVILLGDSLGDAKMADGMAHANHVLKIGFIYEKVEGNLPAYMDTFDIVLEDDQTMDVIRAIINLIK encoded by the exons ATGGAGATTCCTGCACTAACCACCACGTTCGACCTGAACTGTCAGTCTGACAGCACACGTCGTCTCTATTCTAGGTTAGAAACCATGGCAAGAAATTTcgtaaaagaaataaaagagTTAAATAAAACGTACGTCCATATTAAAGACCCGGAAAAGCTGAACGCTAAACTAAACGGTATAATTACTGACGGCTTCCAACAGCTGCAAGTGGTGTCAGACTTTGACCAAACACTCACCAAACAGCACGAGAATGGCAAGCGACACCGGAGCAGTTTTC GCATTTTTGAGTGCTGTCCTTCCGTCACCGAGCAATATTTGGAAGAGACAAATGCGTTAACTGAGAAGTACTTCCCAATGGAGTACGACCCCAATATTTCGGAAGAGGAGAAACGCAAATTGATGGAAGAGTGGTGGCGACAGTCGGAAAAAATCCTATG TGGTTTAGCAGTCAGTTGTAAGGAAATCGACGAAGCCGTGGCCAAAGTGGGCAGTTCATTACGCGATGGCACTAAGGACCTGTTCCAGGCCCTCAAAAATCAGGACGTGCCTATTTTGGTTTTCTCAGCCGGTCTCGGAAACATCGTGGTTTCCGTCTTGAAGAACCAAAATGTGTACTTACCAAACGTTAAA gtgatttcaaattttttgaaatacaacGAAAGCGGAACGATTGAAGGCTTCACAGGCCCGCTGATACATGTTTTAAACAAGAACGAATTCGCGATTAAAAATACTGAATATTACGATTTAGTCAAAAATCGCAACAATGTTATTTTGTTAGGGGACTCCCTTGGTGACGCTAAAATGGCAGATGGCATGGCTCATGCTAACCACGTACTCAAAATAGGCTTCATCTATGAGAAG gttgAGGGCAATTTGCCCGCATATATGGACACTTTCGATATCGTGTTGGAAGACGACCAGACCATGGATGTCATAAGAgccataattaatttaatcaaatga
- the LOC100142441 gene encoding uncharacterized protein LOC100142441 isoform X1 yields the protein MSITRVSKMPFELNNNSEVYESSYKRNRNESIVSVSSASSFHSDSSEDAEGLSRKSSIVQELTQKDNVLENADFRRFRSMSDGAAYRLPNQEPFEVFPSLPDSVLEKMGLLGNGPRERLSDEELEQKFVALSLAFTIDAATIKDRCERQRRYRDQTETNLNTEIERLIEKANKMQSLCVDAETTELLSALLGQIDIVMKASSHATISSERYGAVQHEHRISESVNVMINHVNLLKQQRDSARRQLQYTKRVLQNSNSAEAPQKQMAASQNGRMITKRRASIATISRPIEITAKSTDSRKIMRRTSDLSLRASSLARSSRPNRLELGVDLVKIKEGMVENEATTNESCNSDNESNQDDSSPEDSAPSVETDISPLPLRHRLVRRFRRLRKGLEERYDRWTEDGTIHEICCFCALMCFSISLIIMANLLIEVEFSKRGLAPSNFFWFWTTNGNTQITKRIQGGISTT from the exons atgtCGATAACGCGGGTGTCGAAGATGCCGTTCGAACTAAACAATAATTCGGAAGTTTATGAAAGTTCCTACAAGAGAAACCGGAACGAATCTATAGTGTCCGTATCGAGTGCCTCTAGTTTCCATTCGGATTCCAGCGAAGATGCGGAGGGCTTATCGCGAAAGTCATCCATAGTGCAAGAATTAACACAAAAGGATAATGTGCTTGAG AACGCTGATTTCAGGCGATTCCGATCGATGTCCGATGGGGCCGCCTACCGCCTCCCCAACCAGGAGCCTTTCGAGGTCTTCCCGAGTCTGCCGGACTCCGTTTTGGAGAAAATGGGACTCCTCGGCAACGGCCCCAG GGAGCGCCTGAGCGACGAGGAGCTGGAGCAGAAGTTCGTGGCGTTGTCTCTCGCCTTCACCATCGACGCGGCAACAATCAAAGACCGCTGCGAGCGTCAGAGGCGCTACCGCGACCAAACGGAGACCAACCTGAACACGGAAATCGAGAGACTGATTGAGAAAGCCAACAAAATGCAGTCCCTCTGCGTGGACGCGGAGACCACAGAGCTGCTGTCGGCCCTCCTAGGCCAGATCGATATCGTCATGAAGGCGTCTTCACACGCCACCATTTCGTCCGAACGATACGGAGCCGTCCAGCACGAGCACCGCATCTCCGAGTCCGTCAATGTGATGATCAATCATGTGAATCTCCTCAAGCAACAAAGGGACTCGGCCCGGAGACAACTCCAGTACACAAA GCGGGTCCTCCAGAATTCGAATTCGGCGGAAGCTCCACAGAAACAGATGGCGGCTAGCCAGAACGGTCGAATGATTACAAAAAGGCGGGCGAGTATTGCGACAATTTCACGTCCGATTGAAATCACGGCTAAAAGTACCGATTCTCGTAAAATTATGAGGAGGACGTCGGATTTATCCTTGCGAGCTTCCTCGTTAGCGCGCAGTTCTAGACCTAATCGGCTAGA ACTCGGTGTAGATCTAGTCAAGATCAAAGAAGGCATGGTGGAGAACGAAGCCACGACCAACGAATCCTGCAATAGCGATAACGAATCGAATCAGGACGATTCTAGTCCCGAGGATAGCGCACCTTCGGTCGAAACTGATATTTCGCCGCTGCCCCTCAG GCATAGGCTAGTGAGGCGGTTTAGGCGGCTGCGGAAGGGCCTGGAGGAGCGATATGACAGGTGGACGGAAGACGGCACAATCCACGAGATTTGTTGTTTCTGTGCCCTTATGTGCTTCTCAATTAGTCTAATAATTATGGCCAATCTTTTAATAGAAGTAGAGTTTAGTAAACGAGGCCTGGCACcgtcgaattttttttggttctgGACCACCAACGGGAATACTCAAATCACGAAGCGCATCCAAGGGGGCATCTCGACGACTTGa
- the cN-IIIB gene encoding 7-methylguanosine phosphate-specific 5'-nucleotidase isoform X2 encodes MARNFVKEIKELNKTYVHIKDPEKLNAKLNGIITDGFQQLQVVSDFDQTLTKQHENGKRHRSSFRIFECCPSVTEQYLEETNALTEKYFPMEYDPNISEEEKRKLMEEWWRQSEKILCGLAVSCKEIDEAVAKVGSSLRDGTKDLFQALKNQDVPILVFSAGLGNIVVSVLKNQNVYLPNVKVISNFLKYNESGTIEGFTGPLIHVLNKNEFAIKNTEYYDLVKNRNNVILLGDSLGDAKMADGMAHANHVLKIGFIYEKVEGNLPAYMDTFDIVLEDDQTMDVIRAIINLIK; translated from the exons ATGGCAAGAAATTTcgtaaaagaaataaaagagTTAAATAAAACGTACGTCCATATTAAAGACCCGGAAAAGCTGAACGCTAAACTAAACGGTATAATTACTGACGGCTTCCAACAGCTGCAAGTGGTGTCAGACTTTGACCAAACACTCACCAAACAGCACGAGAATGGCAAGCGACACCGGAGCAGTTTTC GCATTTTTGAGTGCTGTCCTTCCGTCACCGAGCAATATTTGGAAGAGACAAATGCGTTAACTGAGAAGTACTTCCCAATGGAGTACGACCCCAATATTTCGGAAGAGGAGAAACGCAAATTGATGGAAGAGTGGTGGCGACAGTCGGAAAAAATCCTATG TGGTTTAGCAGTCAGTTGTAAGGAAATCGACGAAGCCGTGGCCAAAGTGGGCAGTTCATTACGCGATGGCACTAAGGACCTGTTCCAGGCCCTCAAAAATCAGGACGTGCCTATTTTGGTTTTCTCAGCCGGTCTCGGAAACATCGTGGTTTCCGTCTTGAAGAACCAAAATGTGTACTTACCAAACGTTAAA gtgatttcaaattttttgaaatacaacGAAAGCGGAACGATTGAAGGCTTCACAGGCCCGCTGATACATGTTTTAAACAAGAACGAATTCGCGATTAAAAATACTGAATATTACGATTTAGTCAAAAATCGCAACAATGTTATTTTGTTAGGGGACTCCCTTGGTGACGCTAAAATGGCAGATGGCATGGCTCATGCTAACCACGTACTCAAAATAGGCTTCATCTATGAGAAG gttgAGGGCAATTTGCCCGCATATATGGACACTTTCGATATCGTGTTGGAAGACGACCAGACCATGGATGTCATAAGAgccataattaatttaatcaaatga
- the LOC100142441 gene encoding uncharacterized protein LOC100142441 isoform X4, with protein MSITRVSKMPFELNNNSEVYESSYKRNRNESIVSVSSASSFHSDSSEDAEGLSRKSSIVQELTQKDNVLENADFRRFRSMSDGAAYRLPNQEPFEVFPSLPDSVLEKMGLLGNGPRERLSDEELEQKFVALSLAFTIDAATIKDRCERQRRYRDQTETNLNTEIERLIEKANKMQSLCVDAETTELLSALLGQIDIVMKASSHATISSERYGAVQHEHRISESVNVMINHVNLLKQQRDSARRQLQYTKLGVDLVKIKEGMVENEATTNESCNSDNESNQDDSSPEDSAPSVETDISPLPLRHRLVRRFRRLRKGLEERYDRWTEDGTIHEICCFCALMCFSISLIIMANLLIEVEFSKRGLAPSNFFWFWTTNGNTQITKRIQGGISTT; from the exons atgtCGATAACGCGGGTGTCGAAGATGCCGTTCGAACTAAACAATAATTCGGAAGTTTATGAAAGTTCCTACAAGAGAAACCGGAACGAATCTATAGTGTCCGTATCGAGTGCCTCTAGTTTCCATTCGGATTCCAGCGAAGATGCGGAGGGCTTATCGCGAAAGTCATCCATAGTGCAAGAATTAACACAAAAGGATAATGTGCTTGAG AACGCTGATTTCAGGCGATTCCGATCGATGTCCGATGGGGCCGCCTACCGCCTCCCCAACCAGGAGCCTTTCGAGGTCTTCCCGAGTCTGCCGGACTCCGTTTTGGAGAAAATGGGACTCCTCGGCAACGGCCCCAG GGAGCGCCTGAGCGACGAGGAGCTGGAGCAGAAGTTCGTGGCGTTGTCTCTCGCCTTCACCATCGACGCGGCAACAATCAAAGACCGCTGCGAGCGTCAGAGGCGCTACCGCGACCAAACGGAGACCAACCTGAACACGGAAATCGAGAGACTGATTGAGAAAGCCAACAAAATGCAGTCCCTCTGCGTGGACGCGGAGACCACAGAGCTGCTGTCGGCCCTCCTAGGCCAGATCGATATCGTCATGAAGGCGTCTTCACACGCCACCATTTCGTCCGAACGATACGGAGCCGTCCAGCACGAGCACCGCATCTCCGAGTCCGTCAATGTGATGATCAATCATGTGAATCTCCTCAAGCAACAAAGGGACTCGGCCCGGAGACAACTCCAGTACACAAA ACTCGGTGTAGATCTAGTCAAGATCAAAGAAGGCATGGTGGAGAACGAAGCCACGACCAACGAATCCTGCAATAGCGATAACGAATCGAATCAGGACGATTCTAGTCCCGAGGATAGCGCACCTTCGGTCGAAACTGATATTTCGCCGCTGCCCCTCAG GCATAGGCTAGTGAGGCGGTTTAGGCGGCTGCGGAAGGGCCTGGAGGAGCGATATGACAGGTGGACGGAAGACGGCACAATCCACGAGATTTGTTGTTTCTGTGCCCTTATGTGCTTCTCAATTAGTCTAATAATTATGGCCAATCTTTTAATAGAAGTAGAGTTTAGTAAACGAGGCCTGGCACcgtcgaattttttttggttctgGACCACCAACGGGAATACTCAAATCACGAAGCGCATCCAAGGGGGCATCTCGACGACTTGa
- the LOC100142441 gene encoding uncharacterized protein LOC100142441 isoform X3, giving the protein MNRNENADFRRFRSMSDGAAYRLPNQEPFEVFPSLPDSVLEKMGLLGNGPRERLSDEELEQKFVALSLAFTIDAATIKDRCERQRRYRDQTETNLNTEIERLIEKANKMQSLCVDAETTELLSALLGQIDIVMKASSHATISSERYGAVQHEHRISESVNVMINHVNLLKQQRDSARRQLQYTKRVLQNSNSAEAPQKQMAASQNGRMITKRRASIATISRPIEITAKSTDSRKIMRRTSDLSLRASSLARSSRPNRLELGVDLVKIKEGMVENEATTNESCNSDNESNQDDSSPEDSAPSVETDISPLPLRHRLVRRFRRLRKGLEERYDRWTEDGTIHEICCFCALMCFSISLIIMANLLIEVEFSKRGLAPSNFFWFWTTNGNTQITKRIQGGISTT; this is encoded by the exons ATGAACAGGAACGAG AACGCTGATTTCAGGCGATTCCGATCGATGTCCGATGGGGCCGCCTACCGCCTCCCCAACCAGGAGCCTTTCGAGGTCTTCCCGAGTCTGCCGGACTCCGTTTTGGAGAAAATGGGACTCCTCGGCAACGGCCCCAG GGAGCGCCTGAGCGACGAGGAGCTGGAGCAGAAGTTCGTGGCGTTGTCTCTCGCCTTCACCATCGACGCGGCAACAATCAAAGACCGCTGCGAGCGTCAGAGGCGCTACCGCGACCAAACGGAGACCAACCTGAACACGGAAATCGAGAGACTGATTGAGAAAGCCAACAAAATGCAGTCCCTCTGCGTGGACGCGGAGACCACAGAGCTGCTGTCGGCCCTCCTAGGCCAGATCGATATCGTCATGAAGGCGTCTTCACACGCCACCATTTCGTCCGAACGATACGGAGCCGTCCAGCACGAGCACCGCATCTCCGAGTCCGTCAATGTGATGATCAATCATGTGAATCTCCTCAAGCAACAAAGGGACTCGGCCCGGAGACAACTCCAGTACACAAA GCGGGTCCTCCAGAATTCGAATTCGGCGGAAGCTCCACAGAAACAGATGGCGGCTAGCCAGAACGGTCGAATGATTACAAAAAGGCGGGCGAGTATTGCGACAATTTCACGTCCGATTGAAATCACGGCTAAAAGTACCGATTCTCGTAAAATTATGAGGAGGACGTCGGATTTATCCTTGCGAGCTTCCTCGTTAGCGCGCAGTTCTAGACCTAATCGGCTAGA ACTCGGTGTAGATCTAGTCAAGATCAAAGAAGGCATGGTGGAGAACGAAGCCACGACCAACGAATCCTGCAATAGCGATAACGAATCGAATCAGGACGATTCTAGTCCCGAGGATAGCGCACCTTCGGTCGAAACTGATATTTCGCCGCTGCCCCTCAG GCATAGGCTAGTGAGGCGGTTTAGGCGGCTGCGGAAGGGCCTGGAGGAGCGATATGACAGGTGGACGGAAGACGGCACAATCCACGAGATTTGTTGTTTCTGTGCCCTTATGTGCTTCTCAATTAGTCTAATAATTATGGCCAATCTTTTAATAGAAGTAGAGTTTAGTAAACGAGGCCTGGCACcgtcgaattttttttggttctgGACCACCAACGGGAATACTCAAATCACGAAGCGCATCCAAGGGGGCATCTCGACGACTTGa
- the LOC100142441 gene encoding uncharacterized protein LOC100142441 isoform X2 has translation MIGLYCKILVATLNADFRRFRSMSDGAAYRLPNQEPFEVFPSLPDSVLEKMGLLGNGPRERLSDEELEQKFVALSLAFTIDAATIKDRCERQRRYRDQTETNLNTEIERLIEKANKMQSLCVDAETTELLSALLGQIDIVMKASSHATISSERYGAVQHEHRISESVNVMINHVNLLKQQRDSARRQLQYTKRVLQNSNSAEAPQKQMAASQNGRMITKRRASIATISRPIEITAKSTDSRKIMRRTSDLSLRASSLARSSRPNRLELGVDLVKIKEGMVENEATTNESCNSDNESNQDDSSPEDSAPSVETDISPLPLRHRLVRRFRRLRKGLEERYDRWTEDGTIHEICCFCALMCFSISLIIMANLLIEVEFSKRGLAPSNFFWFWTTNGNTQITKRIQGGISTT, from the exons ATGATTGGCTTATACTGTAAAATTCTAGTAGCAACGTTG AACGCTGATTTCAGGCGATTCCGATCGATGTCCGATGGGGCCGCCTACCGCCTCCCCAACCAGGAGCCTTTCGAGGTCTTCCCGAGTCTGCCGGACTCCGTTTTGGAGAAAATGGGACTCCTCGGCAACGGCCCCAG GGAGCGCCTGAGCGACGAGGAGCTGGAGCAGAAGTTCGTGGCGTTGTCTCTCGCCTTCACCATCGACGCGGCAACAATCAAAGACCGCTGCGAGCGTCAGAGGCGCTACCGCGACCAAACGGAGACCAACCTGAACACGGAAATCGAGAGACTGATTGAGAAAGCCAACAAAATGCAGTCCCTCTGCGTGGACGCGGAGACCACAGAGCTGCTGTCGGCCCTCCTAGGCCAGATCGATATCGTCATGAAGGCGTCTTCACACGCCACCATTTCGTCCGAACGATACGGAGCCGTCCAGCACGAGCACCGCATCTCCGAGTCCGTCAATGTGATGATCAATCATGTGAATCTCCTCAAGCAACAAAGGGACTCGGCCCGGAGACAACTCCAGTACACAAA GCGGGTCCTCCAGAATTCGAATTCGGCGGAAGCTCCACAGAAACAGATGGCGGCTAGCCAGAACGGTCGAATGATTACAAAAAGGCGGGCGAGTATTGCGACAATTTCACGTCCGATTGAAATCACGGCTAAAAGTACCGATTCTCGTAAAATTATGAGGAGGACGTCGGATTTATCCTTGCGAGCTTCCTCGTTAGCGCGCAGTTCTAGACCTAATCGGCTAGA ACTCGGTGTAGATCTAGTCAAGATCAAAGAAGGCATGGTGGAGAACGAAGCCACGACCAACGAATCCTGCAATAGCGATAACGAATCGAATCAGGACGATTCTAGTCCCGAGGATAGCGCACCTTCGGTCGAAACTGATATTTCGCCGCTGCCCCTCAG GCATAGGCTAGTGAGGCGGTTTAGGCGGCTGCGGAAGGGCCTGGAGGAGCGATATGACAGGTGGACGGAAGACGGCACAATCCACGAGATTTGTTGTTTCTGTGCCCTTATGTGCTTCTCAATTAGTCTAATAATTATGGCCAATCTTTTAATAGAAGTAGAGTTTAGTAAACGAGGCCTGGCACcgtcgaattttttttggttctgGACCACCAACGGGAATACTCAAATCACGAAGCGCATCCAAGGGGGCATCTCGACGACTTGa
- the Mpi gene encoding mannose-6-phosphate isomerase: MELNYKIQTYAWGKKGRGSKVANLHSNVNKNFKIDDNSPYAELWLGTHVNGPSSLKNGEPLANLIAKRPDYLGANVRKVFGDQLPFLFKVLSVNQALSVQAHPSKKHAEELHKQHPDIYKDPNHKPEMAIALTPFEALCGFRPLPEIAFFLKNIPELKTATGDVADKHKHDSDLLKDAFKTIFLTEKNTISEQLKKLIHRLKTLDEKEREKLQASLIERLYAQYPGDVGCFMVYFLNYLKLKPGEAIFLGPNLPHAYIQGDCIECMACSDNVVRAGLTPKLIDFKTLCDMVIYEGEKPEKKLFKPEIGDSCTLIFKPPVPDFAVIQIKVPANMKNHVIKKTTSASILIVIEGKARSNDTDLVPGSALFLPADQELKIENITEDLLIYQALANV; encoded by the exons AtggaattaaattataaaatacaaacTTACGCGTGGGGTAAAAAGGGCAGGGGGAGTAAAGTGGCGAATTTGCACTCAAATgtgaacaaaaatttcaaaattgatgACAATTCACCGTACGCCGAACTTTGGTTAGGGACCCATGTTAATGGCCCTTCGAGTTTAAAAAACGGGGAACCCCTGGCGAATTTAATAGCAAAACGTCCGGATTACTTGGGCGCTAACGTCCGCAAGGTATTCGGTGATCAGttgccgtttttgtttaaagttttGTCGGTGAATCAGGCCTTGTCCGTGCAGGCACATCCGTCTAAG AAACATGCCGAAGAGTTACACAAACAACATCCTGACATATACAAGGACCCCAATCACAAGCCTGAAATGGCCATCGCGTTGACACCTTTTGAAGCACTGTGCGGGTTTAGGCCATTGCcagaaattgcattttttcttaaaa aCATCCCGGAATTGAAAACTGCAACAGGCGATGTTGCAGACAAACATAAACACGACAGCGATTTGTTAAAAGATgcatttaaaactatttttctaacagaaaaaaatacaatcagcgagcaactaaaaaaattaatacaccgGCTTAAGACTTTGG ATGAAAAAGAAAGGGAAAAATTGCAAGCAAGTCTGATTGAGCGGCTTTATGCGCAATACCCTGGCGATGTGGGTTGTTTCATGGTGTACTTCCTCAACTACTTGAAGCTAAAACCTGGCGAAGCTATATTTTTGGGGCCTAATTTACCTCACGCTTACATTCAAGGAG ATTGCATTGAATGCATGGCGTGTTCGGACAACGTAGTCCGTGCTGGACTTACCccgaaattaattgattttaaaactttgtgtGATATGGTTATTTACGAGGGTGAGAAACCAGAAAAGAAACTCTTCAAACCAGAAATTGGAGACTCCTGTACTCTAATTTTTAAGCCCCCGGTACCCGATTTCGCAGTGATTCAAATAAAG GTCCCTGCCAATATGAAAAATCATGTAATCAAAAAAACGACTTCCGCCAGTATTTTGATTGTGATTGAGGGCAAAGCCAGGTCAAATGATACCGATTTAGTGCCTGGAAGCGCCTTGTTCTTGCCCGCGGATCAAGAACTAAAAATTGAGAACATTACCGAAGACTTGCTGATTTATCAAGCACTTGCAAATgtgtaa